One window of Camelina sativa cultivar DH55 chromosome 4, Cs, whole genome shotgun sequence genomic DNA carries:
- the LOC104783942 gene encoding uncharacterized protein LOC104783942, producing MLEEGVETAVIDLHAFVGGLDCFTHMDDAVPPPERLIMMMQWPMQPQLPDASAIHECLGNAETDLPLRITLKELGIIKLTSQFVARYGKRFRQALMMRVAMNPLFEFMFFRPSSKKTIRMNLEFMDPTEIRFNIFTVLVDAYSRVLVRSKRLKKSDACTRAVLENFFNCLQLERLEDGVEETALIDLFAFVSGVDCFAHMDVADYSAAMPPPERLSVMMNRLTQQTQPPDMLLQLPLGSQLTNHVPAMGITLKELGIIKLTAQFVARYSSEFSCALEKVPSFEFLDPSDSRFDFYMGLFTAHRKVLKSSIKLKKPDVCMLSTVLEGFHQRLQLWEMHKGVEEISMIDLHAFVGGVDCFAHMEDKDYSAIMDPPERTSMMVNQLTKMQPATHHECRLRRGYDFPYAFGGWITLKELGIMKFTALYVARYGMHFCHDLMKEVVMKPQFKFMEPTNSMFSLYSVIVDAYSRVLEPSDDACTTTVLEDFFCRLRLEKLEVEEEEAMIDLHAFCFNATT from the exons ATGCTGGAGGAGGGTGTGGAGACTGCTGTGATTGATTTGCATGCTTTTGTGGGTGGTCTTGACTGTTTTACTCACATGGACGATGCTGTGCCACCACCTGAACGCCTTATAATGATGATGCAATGGCCAATGCAGCCTCAACTACCTGATGCTTCAGCTATTCATGAGTGTCTAGGCAATGCAGAAACAGATCTACCGCTAAGGATCACACTCAAGGAGCTTGGTATTATTAAGCTCACATCACAGTTTGTGGCGCGGTATGGGAAGCGTTTTCGCCAAGCTTTGATGATGAGAGTGGCTATGAATCCTCTgtttgagtttatgttttttcgCCCTTCTTCCAAGAAGACAATACGTATGAACCTTGAGTTTATGGATCCAACTGAGATCAGGTTCAATATTTTCACTGTGCTTGTTGATGCGTATTCCAGAGTACTAGTGCGTTCCAAAAGGCTGAAGAAGAGTGATGCTTGTACGAGGGCCGTTCTTGAGAACTTTTTTAACTGTCTTCAATTGGAGAGGCTGGAGGATGGAGTTGAGGAGActgctttgattgatttgtttgcttttgtgAGTGGTGTTGACTGTTTTGCTCACATGGACGTTGCTGACTATTCTGCTGCCATGCCACCACCTGAACGCCTTTCAGTGATGATGAACCGGTTAACACAACAAACTCAGCCGCCTGATATGCTTTTGCAGCTTCCATTGGGATCTCAGCTTACTAATCACG TCCCTGCTATGGGGATCACACTCAAGGAGCTTGGTATTATTAAGCTGACAGCGCAGTTTGTGGCGCGGTATAGCTCTGAATTTTCGTGTGCTTTAGAGAAGGTACCATCGTTTGAGTTCTTGGATCCTTCCGATAGCCGTTTCGATTTTTACATGGGGCTGTTTACTGCGCATAGAAAAGTGTTAAAGTCTTCTATCAAGCTGAAGAAGCCTGATGTTTGTATGTTGTCGACCGTGCTTGAGGGTTTTCACCAACGTCTTCAATTATGGGAGATGCACAAGGGAGTGGAGGAGATATCTATGATTGATTTGCATGCTTTTGTGGGTGGGGTTGACTGTTTTGCTCACATGGAAGATAAAGACTATTCTGCTATCATGGATCCACCTGAACGCACTTCGATGATGGTTAACCAGCTAACAAAAATGCAGCCAGCCACTCATCATGAGTGT CGTTTAAGACGTGGATATGATTTTCCATATGCATTTGGTGGTTGGATCACACTCAAGGAGCTTGGTATTATGAAGTTCACAGCTCTGTATGTGGCGCGTTATGGGATGCATTTTTGTCACGATTTGATGAAGGAAGTGGTTATGAAACCTCAGTTTAAGTTTATGGAGCCAACTAATAGCATGTTCAGTTTATATAGTGTGATTGTTGATGCGTATTCAAGAGTATTAGAGCCTTCTGATGATGCTTGTACGACGactgttcttgaggattttttcTGCCGTCTTAGATTGGAGAAgctggaggtggaggaggaagaagctaTGATTGATTTGCATGCATTCTGCTTTAATGCCACCACCTGA
- the LOC104783943 gene encoding uncharacterized protein At3g49140-like, with protein sequence MIMALRLSTGFCSSTALLQYHSNSTSEEGGSCFHYASRRVFQPQRLNHIHGSGLLKYKGDYLTKKLPRKNRIQATAEYVDSASDPEKQTGKSRYHPSEEIRASLPQNAGDSRLSPAETTRTIIEVNNKGTLMLTGSIGDGVHENILWPDIPYITDQNGNLYFQVKEDEDVMQSVTSGNNYVQVIVGFDTMEMIKEMELMGLSDSDFETDDDENEGEDDSEDTGEDDDEEEWVAVLEDEDEDDDDDEDDDEDDDDDSDSDESLGDWANLETMRSCHPMFFAKRMTEVASNDPVDWMDQPSAGLAIQGLLSHILVEDYSDIQKRLADINSTSTNGNKDAENLEEKLADSSEGEKPRNVVAFYKLEMIRIQLITAQGDQTEVEVEDVRKAQPDAIAHASAAIISRLEESGDKLTEALKSLCWRHNGVQAEEVKLIEIDSLGFDLRLCAGAKIESLRFAFSTRATSEDNAEGQIRELLFPTTHPSKQPK encoded by the exons ATGATTATGGCCTTACGTCTCTCTACCGGATTTTGTTCCTCGACGGCGTTACTCC AGTATCATTCTAATTCGACCTCGGAAGAAGGAGGAAGTTGCTTCCATTATGCTTCTCGCCGCGTCTTTCAGCCTCAACGTCTAAACCATATTCATGG GAGTGGACTTCTGAAGTACAAAGGTgactatttaacaaaaaaactccCAAGGAAGAATCGAATTCAAGCCACAGCAGAGTACGTAGATTCAGCTTCAGATCCAGAAAAGCAAACTGGCAAATCAAGGTATCATCCTTCAGAAGAAATCAGAGCCTCCTTGCCACAGAATGCCGGAGATTCCAGGCTTTCACCTGCAGAAACTACTAGAACCATCATTGAG GTGAACAATAAAGGAACCCTGATGCTTACAGGTTCAATTGGTGATGGAGTTCATGAGAATATTCTCTGGCCTGATATACCATATATAACAGATCAGAATGGAA ATTTATACTTTCAAGTAAAGGAAGATGAGGATGTCATGCAGTCTGTTACTTCTGGAAATAATTATGTG CAAGTAATAGTAGGTTTTGATACAATGGAGATGATCAAGGAAATGGAGCTGATGGGTCTATCTGATAGTGACTttgaaactgatgatgatgaaaatgaagGAGAAGATGACAGTGAGGATACAGGAGAAGACGACGATGAGGAg GAATGGGTTGCTGTTCtagaggatgaagatgaagacgacgatgatgatgaggatgatgatgaggatgatgacgaTGATTCCGATTCCGATGAATCGCTTGGAGACTGGGCAAATTTGGAAACAATGAGGAGTTGTCATCCCATGTTCTTTGCAAAGAGAATGACTGAG GTTGCTTCGAATGATCCTGTTGATTGGATGGATCAGCCATCAGCTGGCCTTGCTATCCAGGGACTTTTGAGTCATATCTTAGTGGAAGATTATTCAGATATCCAAAAGAGACTTGCTGACATCAATTCTACAAGTACGAACGGAAACAAGGATGCAGAAAACTTAGAAGAGAAGCTTGCAGATTCATCGGAGGGTGAAAAACCAAGAAATGTGGTGGCATTTTACAAGCTGGAGATGATACGAATTCAGCTTATTACAGCACAAGGGGATCAG ACTGAAGTTGAGGTGGAAGATGTCAGAAAAGCACAACCTGATGCTATTGCTCATGCATCAGCTGCAATCATAAGCCGTTTAGAAGAATCTGGTGATAAACTAACTGAAGCCCTAAAATCTCTATGTTGGAGACATAACGGTGTTCAAGCAGAG GAAGTGAAGTTGATTGAGATAGATTCCTTGGGTTTTGACCTCAGGCTTTGCGCAGGAGCTAAAATTGAATCATTGCGGTTTGCATTCTCGACAAGG GCAACATCAGAAGACAACGCAGAAGGACAAATTAGAGAACTATTATTCCCAACTACACACCCGTCTAAGCAACCGAAGTGA
- the LOC104780739 gene encoding putative pentatricopeptide repeat-containing protein At3g49142 encodes MKRINIDLRLLHFPKFRKFQSRKVSSSLPKLELDQDSPQETAFVLGQVLDTYPDLRTLGTVHSRIILEDLRYSSSLGVKLMRAYATLKGVASARKVFEEIPERNVIIINVMIRSYVNNGFYREGIQVFGTMSGCNVKPDHYTFPCVLKACSCSGNIVIGKKIHGSATRVGLSSNLFVGNGLVSMYGKCGFLSEARLVLDEMSRRDVVSWNSLVTGYAQNQRFDDALEVCKEMESMKISHDAGTMASLLAAVSNTTPENVIYVKDMFLKMGKKSLVSWNVMIGVYMKNAMPVEAVELYSRMEADGFEPDAVSITSVLPACGDTSALSLGKKIHEYIERKKLVPNLLLENALIDMYAKCGCLDRARDVFENMKSRDVVSLTAMISAYGFSGRGCDAVALFSKMQNSGLVPDTIAFVTTLAACSHAGLLEEGRSYFKLMTDHYKITPRLEHLACMVDLLGRAGKVKEAYKFIQEMSIEPNERVWGALLGACRVHSDTDIGLLAADKLFQLAPEQSGYYVLLSNIYAKAGRWEEVTNIRHIMKRKGLKKNPGSSNVEVNGEIHTFLVGDRTHPQSDEIYRELDVFVKKMKELGYVPDSESALHDVEEEDKETHLAVHSEKLAIVFALMNTVEEDSNNAIRITKNLRICGDCHVAAKLISQITSREIIIRDTNRFHVFRFGVCSCGDFW; translated from the coding sequence ATGAAACGCATCAATATCGATCTCCGTCTTCTCCATTTTCCGAAATTCAGAAAATTTCAATCACGAAAAGTATCTTCTTCCCTACCCAAATTGGAACTCGATCAGGATTCACCACAGGAGACAGCTTTCGTGCTTGGTCAGGTACTTGACACTTACCCAGATCTCAGAACACTTGGAACAGTCCACTCTAGGATCATTCTTGAAGATTTACGCTACAGTTCGTCTTTGGGTGTTAAACTTATGAGAGCTTATGCAACTTTAAAAGGTGTGGCTTCAGCACGCAAGGTGTTCGAGGAAATTCCTGAGAGAAACGTAATTATCATTAATGTTATGATCAGAAGCTATGTGAATAATGGGTTTTACCGTGAAGGTATTCAAGTGTTTGGGACGATGTCTGGATGTAATGTTAAACCTGATCATTACACTTTCCCGTGTGTTCTAAAGGCGTGTTCTTGCTCTGGGAATATTGTCATTGGGAAAAAGATTCATGGGTCTGCTACAAGAGTTGGGCTCTCTTCGAATTTGTTTGTTGGGAATGGTTTAGTTTCTATGTATGGAAAGTGTGGATTTTTATCTGAAGCAAGGCTTGTACTTGATGAGATGTCAAGGAGAGATGTGGTCTCTTGGAACTCGTTAGTTACTGGTTATGcgcaaaatcagagatttgatGATGCTTTGGAAGTTTGTAAGGAAATGGAGTCTATGAAGATAAGCCATGATGCTGGCACGATGGCTAGTCTGTTAGCTGCAGTGAGCAATACAACTCCTGAAAACGTTATATATGTTAAAgatatgtttttgaaaatggGGAAAAAGAGTTTGGTTTCGTGGAATGTGATGATCGGTGTGTATATGAAAAATGCGATGCCTGTTGAAGCCGTGGAGTTGTATTCCCGAATGGAGGCTGATGGGTTCGAACCTGATGCAGTCTCAATCACAAGTGTTTTACCTGCTTGTGGAGATACATCTGCTCTGTCTCTTGGTAAGAAAATTCATGAATACATTGAGAGGAAGAAGCTAGTACCAAATCTGTTGTTAGAGAATGCACTGATCGATATGTATGCGAAGTGTGGATGTTTAGACAGAGCGAGAGATGTGTTTGAGAACATGAAGTCACGTGATGTTGTGTCTTTGACAGCTATGATTTCAGCTTATGGATTCAGCGGAAGAGGCTGTGATGCAGTGGCATTGTTTTCGAAAATGCAAAATTCGGGTCTCGTCCCTGATACAATTGCGTTTGTCACAACGCTCGCTGCTTGTAGCCACGCAGGATTACTAGAAGAAGGTCGGAGTTACTTCAAACTCATGACAGATCATTACAAGATCACTCCTAGGTTAGAGCAtttggcttgtatggtggatcTTCTTGGCCGAGCCGGGAAAGTGAAAGAAGCTTACAAATTCATACAAGAAATGTCAATAGAACCAAACGAGAGAGTTTGGGGAGCCCTATTAGGAGCTTGCAGGGTGCATTCTGATACAGACATCGGTCTACTAGCAGCTGATAAACTTTTCCAGTTAGCACCAGAGCAATCGGGTTACTACGTATTGCTTTCTAACATATACGCAAAGGCTGGAAGATGGGAAGAAGTGACAAACATCAGACATATAATGAAGAGAAAAGGGTTAAAGAAAAATCCCGGATCAAGCAATGTTGAGGTCAATGGAGAAATTCATACATTCTTAGTAGGCGACAGGACACACCCGCAGTCCGATGAGATATACAGAGAGCTGGatgtttttgtaaagaaaatgaaagagttAGGTTATGTTCCTGATTCAGAATCAGCACTTCACGAcgtagaggaagaagataaagagacgCATTTAGCTGTTCACAGTGAGAAGTTAGCCATTGTGTTTGCTCTCATGAACACAGTGGAAGAAGACAGTAATAACGCCATAAGAATAACGAAGAATCTTAGGATTTGTGGAGATTGTCATGTTGCAGCAAAGCTCATCTCACAGATAACTTCTCGTGAGATCATCATCAGAGACACCAATAGATTTCATGTGTTCCGGTTTGGTGTTTGCTCTTGTGGTGACTTTTGGTGA